The sequence below is a genomic window from Methylotuvimicrobium sp. KM2.
CGCTGGCCGTTAACCGAGGCGTGTCGATCAGTCGCGTCAGCACCGCTTCGGGAATCGCACCCTGCCGGTTGATCTGATCGGTCAGCACTTGCTTGGCGCCAACCAGTTGGTCTTTGTAGATTTTCGGCGAGGTGGTTTTCAACAGGGCGCACAGCTGAGTCACGACCGCCGGAGACGGCAGCAGTTCATGCAAGTCCTTTTCCAGCGTTTCGATGCGTAGCGACATATCCCGGTAATGATGCCGGTTCTTGATGATTTGCCCCTTTTCTAGACACACAGGATGTTCGGCGATCACTTTGTGAGTGCCGAGATCGCTGATCTGGATGACGCCGTTAGCTTCATGCACGGCGACACGGGCGCATTGATACGCCATCGGTACCGAGTATTTATTGGATTGCCAGGCGATCAAGCCGGTTTTATCCGCCTTGCGGGTCATGCGGGCCTGGCTGGCGGTCGCGTCAACACAAGACGGCGTCAGGTAAGGCCGCATATGGCCTTGTTCGTTGGCCGCGTAATGTGTCGCCGGCTGTTGGCCGGTGGTGCCGTGTCGCCGTTGATTGGCTATTCCGTCGAGCCAGTCGGTCATATGGGCCTGTAAAGCATCCCAGTCGGTAAAAGTCTCGCCATACAAGGCATTTTGTTTGACGTATTTGACCCCGGCCTCGACCTTACCTTTGCTTTCCGGATCATAGCCTTCACAAGCCCGAATCGTGAAGCCCGCTGCCGTGGCGTACTGGTGGAAGCGCTGGTTCAAGCGCAACTCGCGAAACACTTCGTTGATGACCACCAGCTTGGTTTGATCGTACACGCATTCGGCCGGCATGCCGCCGAAATTGCGAAATGCCGCATCATGCTGACGAATCAGCGTCTCGGTATCAATCGGCTTGGCGCAGACCGAAACATGCATCAGGCGCGAATACGACAGCACAAACACCATGAAATATACCGTCGTCGCCACGCCGCCAATCATTACATCGCGCAGTTCGCCGCCATCGACCTGGCATTGCTCGCCCGGCACCATGTCCAATACCGGCTCATAATAACGCGCCTGCTTAAAGCTAATCTCTTGCTTGAGAGCCTGTATATAACGCCGTACCGAACGGTCGGAAACGGCCAAATCGTCCACTTTGGCCTTCAGTTTGCGCAGCACTTTGACCGCTGACAAGCCCGGATAGGTTTGCAGCAACTGAATAATGTAGTCGCGGTAATCGTCCAGCTTCTTACCACGGGCTATCTCTTCCTGCAGGGCACTAATGTCCGCAGCCGACAGCTTCAGGTATTTGCTCACGGTGTTACGGGAAATACCCAATTGACTGGCAATCTGACGCTCGGATAAGCCGTTGCCATCGTTGTATAACGCTTTAATCTGATGGATCACAATCCACTCCTTCATGACGCTCCCTGGAAAAAATTCAGGGACTCTGTCAGATTTATTGGTATAAATAAAGTCTGAAAAAGTGGCTCAAAATTGTTGGCCATTTCTGGCTCAGTTTAATTGACCATTAACAGTTGGCAAATATTGCGCTGAACTATCTGGATTGGCATCTGCATGAGCATGGCTTGAACTTTGTGCGTTATGCGGATGACTTTGTCGTTCTATGCCCATCCGAGGAACAGGCAAAAGAGGCATTGGTTCTTGTCGGGGCGTTTTTAAACACGCATCTTGAGTTGAAACTCTGCCCTGAGAAATCGCAGGTCACCACATTTAGTGAGGGTTTTGCATTCTTGGGGTTTGATATTAGCTCAAGGGCGGTCACGATGCGCCCAAAGTCCATAGAGAAATTCAAAGATAAAATCCGGGAGTTGACCTGTCGCTCCTATAACTTGGATAGTTACCGCATCATGCGGGTTAATCAGGTGATACGAGGGACGGCAAATTATTTTGCAACGCCGTTCTCTCATAATCGTTATCTGTTTACGGAATTGGACAAGTGGATTCGAGTTCGCTTACGGTGCATGAAGTTTAACAGGAAATGGAAGACCGATAACAGGCGTCTACGTCTGAAGCACTTTAAGAATAAAGGGTTGTTGAGTCTCAGGGCGTTCTATCATGAACCTGCATAGCAAATACAATGACTCCCTTTCGAGGGCAATCTAGGCGGAGCCGCCCATTGTCTGAAAGAGACACGATGGTAAATAGAGGGAATTAACCTTCTTGCGGCAACGGGGGGCTGGTGGTTATCCTCCAGCCTACCCACTGGGTCTTCCTCTCCATGCTTGAAATCATGGATGCTTACTCTCAAGAAGAATTGGATAGTTTGAAAGCAACCGCTCAGCAATTTTTAGGAAAAGATGTGTAGATACTTATGGTTGTAGGCTGAAAGGATACCTGAGAAGAATCAATCGTACCGTTAAGGAGGAATCTTTCGCT
It includes:
- a CDS encoding reverse transcriptase domain-containing protein, translating into MANIALNYLDWHLHEHGLNFVRYADDFVVLCPSEEQAKEALVLVGAFLNTHLELKLCPEKSQVTTFSEGFAFLGFDISSRAVTMRPKSIEKFKDKIRELTCRSYNLDSYRIMRVNQVIRGTANYFATPFSHNRYLFTELDKWIRVRLRCMKFNRKWKTDNRRLRLKHFKNKGLLSLRAFYHEPA
- the istA gene encoding IS21 family transposase, with the protein product MIHQIKALYNDGNGLSERQIASQLGISRNTVSKYLKLSAADISALQEEIARGKKLDDYRDYIIQLLQTYPGLSAVKVLRKLKAKVDDLAVSDRSVRRYIQALKQEISFKQARYYEPVLDMVPGEQCQVDGGELRDVMIGGVATTVYFMVFVLSYSRLMHVSVCAKPIDTETLIRQHDAAFRNFGGMPAECVYDQTKLVVINEVFRELRLNQRFHQYATAAGFTIRACEGYDPESKGKVEAGVKYVKQNALYGETFTDWDALQAHMTDWLDGIANQRRHGTTGQQPATHYAANEQGHMRPYLTPSCVDATASQARMTRKADKTGLIAWQSNKYSVPMAYQCARVAVHEANGVIQISDLGTHKVIAEHPVCLEKGQIIKNRHHYRDMSLRIETLEKDLHELLPSPAVVTQLCALLKTTSPKIYKDQLVGAKQVLTDQINRQGAIPEAVLTRLIDTPRLTASGLKERLEAWRQSAGRSNDSDALSSQPSAQPTAAIKQACPLARYRALNGHSAGQGERHAIH